In Piliocolobus tephrosceles isolate RC106 chromosome 6, ASM277652v3, whole genome shotgun sequence, the following are encoded in one genomic region:
- the CHRM5 gene encoding muscarinic acetylcholine receptor M5, translating to MEGDSYHNATTINGTPVNHQPLERHRLWEVISIAVVTAVVSLITIVGNVLVMISFKVNSQLKTVNNYYLLSLACADLIIGIFSMNLYTTYILMGRWALGSLACDLWLALDYVASNASVMNLLVISFDRYFSITRPLTYRAKRTPKRAGVMIGLAWLISFILWAPAILCWQYLVGKRTVPLDECQIQFLSEPTITFGTAIAAFYIPVSVMTILYCRIYRETEKRTKDLADLQGSDSVTEAEKRKPAHRALFRSCLRCPRPTLAQRERNQTSWSSSRRSASTSGKPSQATDPSTNQAKAEQLTTCSSYPSSEDEDKPAADPVLQVVYKSQGKESPGEEFSAEDTEETFVKAQTEKHDSDTPNYFLSPAAAHRPKSQKCVAYKFRLVVKADGTQENNNGCHKVKIMPCSFPVAKEPSTKGLNPNPSHQMTKRKRMVLVKERKAAQTLSAILLAFIITWTPYNIMVLVSTFCDKCVPVTLWHLGYWLCYVNSTVNPICYALCNRTFRKTFKMLLLCRWKKKKVEEKLYWQGNSKLP from the coding sequence ATGGAAGGGGACTCTTACCACAATGCAACCACCATCAATGGCACCCCAGTAAATCACCAGCCTTTGGAACGCCACAGGTTGTGGGAAGTCATCAGCATTGCGGTGGTGACTGCTGTGGTAAGCCTGATCACTATTGTGGGCAATGTCTTGGTCATGATCTCCTTCAAAGTCAACAGCCAGCTCAAGACAGTTAACAACTATTACCTGCTCAGCTTAGCCTGTGCAGATCTCATCATTGGGATCTTCTCCATGAACCTCTATACCACATACATCCTCATGGGACGCTGGGCTCTCGGGAGTCTGGCTTGTGACCTTTGGCTTGCACTGGACTACGTGGCCAGCAACGCTTCTGTCATGAACCTTCTGGTGATCAGTTTTGACCGTTACTTTTCCATCACAAGACCCTTGACATATCGGGCCAAGCGTACTCCAAAAAGGGCTGGCGTCATGATTGGCTTGGCCTGGCTGATCTCCTTCATCCTCTGGGCCCCAGCAATCCTCTGCTGGCAGTACTTGGTTGGGAAGCGGACAGTTCCGCTGGATGAGTGCCAGATCCAGTTTCTCTCAGAACCCACCATCACTTTTGGCACTGCCATTGCTGCTTTCTACATCCCTGTTTCTGTCATGACCATCCTCTACTGTCGAATCTACCGGGAAACAGAGAAGAGAACCAAGGACCTGGCTGACCTCCAGGGTTCTGACTCTGTGACTGAAGCTGAGAAGAGAAAGCCAGCTCACAGGGCTCTGTTCAGATCCTGCTTGCGCTGTCCTCGACCCACCCTGGCCCAGAGGGAAAGGAACCAGACCTCCTGGTCATCCTCCCGCAGGAGCGCCTCCACTAGTGGGAAGCCATCCCAAGCCACTGACCCAAGCACCAACCAGGCCAAAGCTGAGCAGCTCACCACCTGTAGCAGTTACCCTTCCTCAGAGGATGAGGACAAGCCCGCCGCTGACCCTGTCCTCCAAGTGGTCTACAAGAGTCAGGGTAAGGAAAGCCCAGGGGAAGAATTCAGTGCTGAAGACACTGAGGAAACTTTTGTGAAAGCTCAGACTGAAAAACATGACTCTGACACCCCaaactactttctgtctccagcAGCTGCTCATAGACCCAAGAGTCAGAAATGTGTGGCCTATAAGTTCCGACTGGTGGTAAAAGCTGACGGGACCCAGGAGAACAACAACGGCTGTCACAAGGTGAAAATCATGCCCTGCTCCTTCCCAGTGGCCAAGGAGCCTTCAACGAAAGGCCTCAATCCCAACCCCAGCCATCAAATGACCAAACGAAAGAGAATGGTCCTAGTCAAAGAGAGGAAAGCAGCCCAGACACTCAGTGCCATTCTCCTGGCCTTCATCATCACATGGACCCCGTATAACATCATGGTCCTGGTTTCTACCTTCTGTGACAAGTGTGTCCCAGTCACCCTGTGGCACTTGGGCTACTGGTTGTGCTATGTCAATAGCACTGTCAACCCCATCTGCTATGCCCTCTGCAACAGAACCTTCAGGAAGACCTTTAAGATGCTGCTTCTCTGccgatggaaaaagaaaaaagtggaagaGAAGTTGTACTGGCAGGGGAACAGCAAGTTACCCTGA